A window from Zingiber officinale cultivar Zhangliang chromosome 7A, Zo_v1.1, whole genome shotgun sequence encodes these proteins:
- the LOC121999850 gene encoding VQ motif-containing protein 4-like, with amino-acid sequence MEREELGSSGSGYSCANGAAAAAAVAAMSPAALPTPLTPKVCEAAPYPTTFVQADSSSFKKVVQMLTGSAETAAAAAGKGAHPAPAAKATGPKKPSFKLYERRNSLKNLKVLSPLMPTFLCSNLNSPGGAAGFSPRKKPEILSPSMLDFPSLVLSPVTPLIPDPFNRPPPPHPSSDAAKWAEDRAIAGKGFYLHPSPRAAPDAEPPRLLPLFPVASPRTVSSELSLATPHFSI; translated from the coding sequence ATGGAAAGGGAAGAGCTCGGAAGCAGTGGCAGCGGCTACAGCTGTGCCAAtggagcggcggcggcggcggcggttgcTGCGATGTCACCGGCGGCCCTTCCGACGCCGCTGACTCCCAAAGTATGCGAGGCGGCGCCGTACCCGACGACCTTCGTCCAGGCAGACAGCTCCTCGTTCAAGAAGGTGGTCCAGATGCTCACGGGCTCGGCTGAGactgcggcggcggcggccgggAAGGGGGCACACCCGGCCCCGGCGGCCAAGGCCACCGGCCCCAAGAAGCCGTCTTTCAAGCTCTACGAGCGGAGGAACAGCCTCAAGAACCTGAAGGTGCTGAGCCCTCTCATGCCGACGTTTCTGTGCTCCAATCTCAATTCCCCCGGCGGCGCCGCTGGATTCTCTCCCCGGAAGAAGCCGGAGATCCTGTCGCCCAGCATGCTGGACTTCCCCTCCTTGGTTCTTAGCCCGGTGACGCCTCTGATCCCGGATCCCTTCAACCGGCCGCCGCCGCCACACCCGAGCTCGGACGCTGCTAAGTGGGCGGAGGACAGGGCCATCGCTGGAAAGGGGTTCTACCTGCACCCGTCGCCCCGGGCCGCGCCCGATGCGGAGCCGCCACGGTTGCTTCCGTTATTCCCAGTGGCGTCGCCGAGGACGGTCTCCTCTGAGTTATCCCTCGCCACACCACACTTCTCTATCTGA
- the LOC121999851 gene encoding MADS-box transcription factor 3-like, giving the protein MGRGKIEIKLIENTTNRQVTFCKRRNGLLKKAYELSVLCEAEVALIVFSSRGRLYEYATNSVRATIERYKKASSGTANGGQASEVNAQYYQQESSKLRQQINQLQSTNRNLLGESLASMSLRDIKQLETRLEKGITKIRSKKNELMLAEINYMQRREMELQNGNMYLRNKIAEYERTQQMPVFPSSTTALGFEVVPPYDSRNMLQGNTMQPDQTYNHQQQINLQLG; this is encoded by the exons ATGGGGCGAGGGAAGATTGAGATCAAGCTCATCGAGAACACGACGAACCGGCAGGTTACCTTCTGCAAGCGCCGGAACGGCCTCCTCAAGAAGGCTTACGAGTTGTCCGTCTTGTGCGAGGCTGAGGTCGCACTCATCGTCTTCTCCAGCCGCGGACGCCTCTATGAGTACGCCACCAACAG TGTAAGAGCAACAATTGAGAGGTATAAGAAAGCAAGTAGTGGTACCGCCAACGGTGGTCAAGCTTCAGAAGTCAATGCTCAG TATTACCAGCAGGAATCATCAAAACTCCGTCAGCAAATTAACCAATTACAGAGTACAAACAG AAACTTGCTTGGTGAGTCTCTTGCCTCCATGAGCCTACGAGACATCAAGCAACTTGAGACCAGGTTGGAGAAAGGCATAACTAAAATACGATCCAAGAAG AATGAGTTGATGCTTGCCGAAATCAATTATATGCAGAGAAGG GAGATGGAGCTGCAAAATGGCAATATGTACCTGAGAAACAAG ATAGCTGAGTATGAGAGAACACAGCAGATGCCTGTGTTCCCATCATCAACAACAGCACTTGGTTTCGAGGTGGTGCCACCTTATGATTCCAGAAACATGTTGCAAGGAAATACTATGCAGCCTGATCAAACTTATAACCACCAACAGCAGATCAATCTGCAACTGGGGTAG